CTCGACCGGCAGCCACAGCGATTCACTGCCCTGATCGAACGCCAGCGTGCCACTGTTATACAGAAGCCCGGATACGCCAAACTCCACCGCCTGTCCGTCAAGGCTGGCGCGGTAACTTGCCACCGCGCCGCTGAGTGGGCTGTAGACGATGACGAATGGCTGCCCGCCGATGCGATCGTTGACCACCTCGTGCCAGACCAACACAGCGCGCGGATAAGCCCGTGCCAGGCCATTGATGACCACTCCGACCACCCGTTCCTCGAAGCCCATGCTGACTTCGCCCACCGGCTTGAACTTCGGTGCGGTCAGGGCAGGA
This Immundisolibacter sp. DNA region includes the following protein-coding sequences:
- a CDS encoding DUF3179 domain-containing (seleno)protein, which translates into the protein MRRTAGRWLAAGLLLALGTVARADAGAEDWNGFDVSNLALPPAGLVHGGQPRNGIPALTAPKFKPVGEVSMGFEERVVGVVINGLARAYPRAVLVWHEVVNDRIGGQPFVIVYSPLSGAVASYRASLDGQAVEFGVSGLLYNSGTLAFDQGSESLWLPVE